The Gouania willdenowi chromosome 20, fGouWil2.1, whole genome shotgun sequence genome window below encodes:
- the pck2 gene encoding phosphoenolpyruvate carboxykinase [GTP], mitochondrial — protein MSSLLLGIIRRPGGVGPSVGVRSLTSIPSLPTAVADFVKSAVIECKPSNVHVVTGTAVENANILAGLERDGMVKRLPKYENCWLARTDPKDVARVESKTVIVTENQRDTIPIPAGGAESQLGKWMSKSDWEKARADRFPGSMSGRTMYVIPFSMGPVGSTLTKYGVQVTDSPYVVASMGIMTRMGTPVLNKLAEGVEFVRCQHTLGRPFPLKAPLVSNWPCNPEKVLVSHLPDTRQILSFGSGYGGNSLLGKKCFALRIASRIAKDEGWLAEHMLILGITNPQGVKRYIAAAFPSACGKTNLAMMKPSLPGWKVECVGDDIAWMKFDSQGKLRAINPENGFFGVAPGTSDKTNPYAMATISKNTVFTNVGETSDGGVWWEGLSPPPAGVTLTDWHGNPWKQGSSTTCAHPNSRFCAPAAQCPIIDPLWESEEGVPIEAIIFGGRRPEGVPLVYESFNWQHGVFVGAAMRSEATAAAEHKGKVLMHDPFAMRPFFGYNFGDYLAHWLSMQSRKAPTQLPRIFHVNWFRKNPSTGAFLWPGFGENARVLEWIFKRCNREREDEAAKKSIIGWVPESDGIDTSGLGGDVDMGALFDVPKHFWQKEAKELRAYFTQQVGADLPAQVEAELKALEERVHN, from the exons ATGTCGAGTCTCCTCCTGGGAATCATACGAAG GCCGGGTGGTGTTGGGCCTAGTGTCGGCGTTCGATCCCTCACCTCCATCCCCTCGCTGCCCACGGCTGTGGCTGATTTTGTGAAAAGCGCAGTGATTGAATGCAAACCAAGCAATGTGCACGTAGTGACGGGAACGGCGGTGGAAAATGCCAACATCCTGGCAGGTCTGGAGAGGGATGGAATGGTTAAAAGACTCCCTAAATATGAAAACTG CTGGTTGGCTCGTACAGACCCAAAGGATGTGGCTCGGGTGGAGAGCAAGACGGTGATCGTGACCGAGAACCAGAGAGACACCATCCCCATCCCTGCTGGTGGAGCAGAGAGCCAGCTGGGGAAGTGGATGAGCAAATCAGACTGGGAGAAAGCACGAGCGGACCGCTTCCCCGGGTCCATGTCAG GTCGGACCATGTATGTGATTCCCTTCAGTATGGGCCCCGTAGGTTCAACTCTGACTAAATACGGTGTCCAG gtAACGGACTCACCGTACGTGGTAGCAAGTATGGGAATCATGACACGGATGGGAACGCCTGTTCTTAACAAACTGGCTGAAGGGGTGGAGTTTGTCCGCTGTCAGCACACCTTAGGACGCCCTTTTCCACTTAAAG CTCCATTGGTCAGCAACTGGCCCTGTAACCCAGAGAAGGTTCTGGTTTCCCACCTACCTGACACCAGGCAGATCCTGTCCTTCGGCAGCGGCTACGGAGGAAACTCTCTCCTGGGCAAGAAGTGCTTCGCTCTCCGCATCGCTTCTCGTATCGCCAAGGATGAGGGCTGGTTAGCCGAGCACATGCTG ATCCTGGGAATCACCAACCCTCAGGGAGTGAAACGTTACATCGCAGCAGCCTTTCCCAGTGCCTGTGGAAAAACCAACCTGGCCATGATGAAGCCGTCGTTACCAGGCTGGAAAGTGGAGTGTGTGGGTGACGACATCGCCTGGATGAAATTTGACAGCCAAG GAAAACTCCGAGCCATTAACCCAGAGAACGGCTTCTTCGGCGTCGCTCCGGGGACGTCTGACAAAACCAACCCTTACGCCATGGCAACCATCTCCAAAAACACTGTGTTCACCAACGTGGGCGAGACCAGCGATGGAGGAGTGTGGTGGGAAGGGCTGAGCCCGCCTCCTGCTGGGGTCACACTGACGGACTGGCACGGGAACCCCTGGAAGCAAG GAAGCTCCACAACGTGTGCTCACCCTAACTCCCGTTTCTGCGCCCCCGCGGCTCAGTGCCCCATCATCGACCCTCTGTGGGAGAGTGAGGAGGGGGTTCCCATCGAAGCCATCATCTTTGGAGGCAGGAGACCAGAGG GAGTCCCACTGGTCTACGAGTCCTTCAACTGGCAGCACGGTGTGTTTGTTGGAGCTGCAATGAGGTCTGAGGCCACAGCAGCTGCTGAGCACAAAG GGAAGGTTCTCATGCATGACCCCTTCGCCATGCGTCCGTTCTTCGGCTACAACTTTGGCGACTACCTCGCTCACTGGCTGAGCATGCAGAGCCGCAAAGCCCCGACTCAGCTGCCTCGAATCTTCCACGTCAACTGGTTCAGGAAGAACCCTTCCACCGGGGCCTTCCTCTGGCCGGGCTTCGGAGAGAACGCCCGCGTCCTGGAGTGGATCTTCAAGCGCTGCAATCGGGAACGAGAAGACGAGGCGGCCAAGAAGAGCATCATAGGATGGGTGCCGGAAAGCGACGGTATCGACACCTCAGGCCTGGGAGGAGACGTGGACATGGGCGCCCTGTTCGACGTGCCCAAGCATTTCTGGCAGAAGGAGGCCAAAGAGCTGAGAGCTTATTTCACGCAGCAGGTCGGAGCTGATCTGCCTGCTCAGGTGGAGGCGGAGCTTAAGGCGCTGGAGGAGAGGGTCCATAACTGA
- the psme1 gene encoding proteasome activator complex subunit 1 — MDINMESKKQVEVFCQNLSKEAEELISLIFPQKIEELGMLLKTSLSCDDLESLKAPLDIPVPDPVKEEAKRKKKEEKEAKEGKKDKDSDKEEEDAGPPCGPICCNERVESLLQAVKTEVQTLKEKLNTVSMWVQLQIPQIEDGNNFGVAVQEKVFELLTNTRTKIEAFQTQISKYYSERGDAVAKASKQAHVGDYRQLVHELDLFQYYELRLVVLEIRNTYAVLFDIITKNYDKIKKPRGDGKALIY; from the exons ATGGATATTAACATGGAGTCAAAGAAACAG gtGGAAGTTTTTTGCCAAAATCTGTCAAAGGAG GCAGAAGAGCTGATTTCATTGATTTTCCCTCAGAAGATTGAAGAGCTGGGAATGTTGCTGAAG ACGTCTTTAAGCTGTGATGACCTGGAGTCCCTGAAGGCACCGCTGGATATTCCTGTGCCGGATCCTGTCAAAGAAGAAGCCAAACgcaagaagaaggaggag AAAGAGGCCAAGGAGGGGAAGAAGGACAAGGACAGCGataaagaggaggaggatgcaG GGCCTCCGTGTGGTCCCATCTGCTGCAACGAGCGAGTGGAGAGTCTCCTTCAGGCAGTGAAAACTGAAGTCCAAACACTGAAGGAGAAACTCaacacg GTGTCGATGTGGGTGCAGCTCCAGATTCCACAAATTGAAGATGGGAACAACTTTGGCGTGGCCGTTCAG GAGAAAGTGTTCGAGCTGCTGACAAACACTCGCACCAAGATCGAAGCGTTCCAGACTCAGATTTCAAA GTATTACAGCGAGAGAGGAGACGCCGTGGCCAAAGCCTCCAAACAAGCCCACGTG GGAGATTATAGACAGTTGGTTCATGAGCTGGACCTGTTCCAGTACTACGAGCTCCGCCTGGTGGTTTTGGAAATTCGCAACACATAT gctGTGCTGTTCGATATCATCACCAAGAACTACGACAAGATCAAGAAGCCCAGAGGAGACGGGAAAGCGCTGATCTACTGA
- the LOC114454390 gene encoding fat storage-inducing transmembrane protein 1-like has translation MDLKTKMSWDISLEKLYDIMTDVVLPLRFVVRILKSVLELSTDLLGRILGSRLVRKHFHLLLSGMLLFGPAFSLWASNYSILTNANNYLYRKFLKSVWGWTFLLSGSFIILLSLSSHCSFFLCLRHLSRIILVGFLWVGCRKGLTLLEDTTGSCYEPVDSHISSSSSSSSSLLLLHEDQTKSSCLRANLQWRGYEVSQEVLVLCLSSLLLVEEISVFGRHVAQMKTPDPSLRIIFLLCVVLLLLWMFLLLCLLAYFPKFPSQQLGGALGYLGWRVLYQGWYQLGPSWSCPGLPEPGPGALLTSKDSEKHKLCVE, from the exons ATGGATCTAAAGACAAAGATGTCCTGGGACATCAGCTTGGAGAAGTTGTACGACATCATGACAGATGTGGTTCTTCCTCTGAGGTTTGTAGTTAGAATCCTGAAGTCTGTCCTGGAGTTGAGCACAGACCTACTGGGAAGGATTTTAGGAAGTAGACTGGTGAGGAAGCATTTCCACCTCCTGCTGTCAGGGATGCTTCTCTTTGGACCTGCGTTCAGCCTCTGGGCGTCAAACTACAGCATCTTAACCAACGCCAACAACTACCTGTACAG AAAGTTCCTGAAGTCCGTGTGGGGCTGGACCTTCCTCCTCTCTGGCTCTTTCAtcatcctcctctccctctcctcTCACTGCTCCTTCTTCCTCTGCCTCAGACATCTTTCCAGAATAATCCTggtgggtttcctctgggtgGGCTGTAGGAAGGGTCTGACTTTGCTGGAAGATACTACAGGAAGCTGTTATGAACCTGTGGACTCCCACATctcttcctcatcatcatcatcatcatctctacTCCTCCTCCATGAGGACCAAACCAAGTCCTCCTGTCTGAGGGCCAACCTGCAGTGGAGAGGGTATGAAGTCTCCCAGGAGGTGCTGGTGCTCTGTCTGAGTTCTCTGCTGCTCGTGGAGGAAATCTCAGTTTTCGGGCGTCACGTGGCCCAAATGAAGACCCCAGACCCCTCTTTGAGGATCATTTTCCTTCTCTGTGTGGTTCTGTTGCTCCTCTGGATGTTTCTGCTGCTCTGCCTGCTTGCATACTTCCCCAAGTTTCCATCCCAGCAACTAGGGGGCGCTCTGGGGTACCTGGGGTGGAGGGTCCTCTACCAGGGTTGGTACCAGCTGGGCCCCAGCTGGTCCTGCCCAGGATTaccagaaccaggaccaggagcACTTTTAACCTCCAAAGACTCAGAAAAGCATAAACTGTGTGTGGAATAG